The proteins below are encoded in one region of Candidatus Latescibacterota bacterium:
- a CDS encoding tyrosine-type recombinase/integrase, translating into MPKLTKRLVEELKPKTHDYRVWDDKTSGFGVRVKPSGALAYFVSYRNKGKKVRRFTIGRSEEITPMEARKKAIQFLAQVSLGHDPMAIALETAEVTTFGDLASEYLQRKGSEKVIKEDARILEKDVLPTLGDIPVEKVQRRTVVILIDKIRDRGSPVMANRCGGLVKRIYSFGISRGVIEENPARDIKSTRERSRDRVLTDKEIAVFWDRVDDLPYSTHLKSALKLILVTGQRPGEVIGAEWDDFDFENGVWNIPGEKTKNRLSHSVPLSSLAEEIIRDIPRHDGSRFLFPAKRGKSINDSKHMHVSAMAHAIGLHREIFGKKSWSPHDLRRTAATGLASLGISRLVVSKILNHKDRAVTGIYDRFAYETEKRQALEAWAQKIVEITEGRKGIVIPLMK; encoded by the coding sequence ATGCCTAAATTAACAAAAAGACTTGTAGAAGAGCTGAAACCGAAAACCCACGATTACAGGGTCTGGGATGACAAAACATCTGGCTTTGGAGTTAGGGTGAAACCTTCGGGGGCACTCGCTTACTTCGTCAGCTACAGAAACAAAGGAAAGAAGGTCAGGCGATTCACTATCGGACGTAGTGAGGAGATCACGCCAATGGAAGCAAGGAAAAAGGCGATACAGTTTCTTGCTCAGGTCTCCCTCGGACACGACCCCATGGCGATCGCTCTTGAGACTGCAGAAGTGACCACCTTTGGCGATTTAGCGAGTGAATATCTTCAGAGAAAAGGAAGCGAGAAGGTCATCAAGGAAGATGCGAGAATTCTTGAAAAGGACGTACTCCCAACGCTTGGAGACATCCCGGTCGAGAAGGTGCAGAGACGAACAGTTGTTATTCTAATTGACAAGATCAGGGACCGTGGTTCTCCGGTAATGGCGAATAGGTGTGGTGGGCTTGTAAAAAGAATCTATTCCTTCGGCATCTCCCGAGGCGTAATCGAAGAAAACCCAGCTCGTGACATTAAATCCACGAGAGAAAGATCCAGAGACCGTGTCCTGACCGATAAAGAGATTGCTGTATTCTGGGACAGAGTCGATGACCTTCCTTACAGTACTCACCTGAAATCGGCACTGAAGTTGATTCTCGTCACTGGACAGCGACCTGGAGAAGTCATAGGAGCCGAATGGGATGATTTCGACTTCGAGAACGGGGTCTGGAACATACCCGGAGAGAAGACAAAGAATCGCCTCTCACACTCTGTCCCCCTCAGTTCTCTGGCGGAAGAAATAATCAGGGACATTCCTCGACACGACGGCAGCCGATTCCTGTTCCCTGCTAAACGCGGGAAAAGCATCAACGATAGTAAGCACATGCACGTGAGCGCCATGGCTCACGCAATCGGGCTGCACAGGGAGATATTCGGAAAGAAAAGCTGGTCTCCTCATGACCTACGCCGAACAGCAGCCACGGGGCTCGCTTCTCTGGGAATCTCCAGGCTTGTCGTTTCAAAAATTCTGAATCATAAAGATCGCGCCGTTACCGGAATTTATGACAGATTTGCTTACGAGACGGAAAAACGACAGGCGTTGGAAGCGTGGGCGCAGAAGATCGTCGAGATAACAGAAGGACGAAAGGGAATTGTGATTCCGCTAATGAAATAG